Proteins encoded within one genomic window of Thioploca ingrica:
- a CDS encoding nitrilase/cyanide hydratase and apolipoprotein N-acyltransferase, with product MSIYRVAAVQMASGSHVAANLHEVARLIGDAVDMGASLIILPENFALMAMQPSDNTNISEAPGSGMLQDFLAQQSARYEVWLVGGTVPIIAKESNKFCAASLVFDNTGQCVARYDKMHLFDVTVAPNEHYCESEIIEAGHQPVVINTPFGRLGLAVCYDLRFPELFRCMLDQGVELIAVPSAFTATTGKAHWEILVRARAIENLCYVIAANQGGYHVNGRETYGNSMIVDPWGIVLTRLNRGAGVICADIYPEKQAQLRRNFPVHHHRKIDCQCS from the coding sequence ATGTCTATTTATCGTGTTGCTGCTGTACAAATGGCGTCAGGTTCTCATGTTGCTGCTAATTTGCATGAAGTTGCTCGACTGATTGGCGATGCTGTCGACATGGGAGCTAGCCTTATTATTCTACCAGAAAATTTTGCTTTAATGGCCATGCAACCGAGTGATAATACTAATATTAGTGAAGCACCAGGCTCGGGCATGCTCCAAGATTTCCTTGCCCAACAATCGGCTCGTTATGAGGTTTGGTTGGTAGGAGGAACAGTACCCATCATAGCAAAGGAGTCAAATAAATTCTGTGCGGCTAGTTTAGTATTTGATAATACCGGCCAATGTGTGGCTCGTTACGACAAAATGCACTTATTTGACGTCACAGTGGCGCCTAATGAACATTATTGTGAATCTGAAATCATTGAAGCGGGACATCAACCGGTAGTTATTAATACCCCTTTTGGTCGCTTAGGTCTGGCGGTATGTTATGATTTACGTTTCCCAGAGTTATTTCGTTGTATGCTTGACCAAGGCGTTGAGTTGATAGCGGTTCCGTCAGCATTTACCGCAACGACCGGTAAGGCTCACTGGGAAATTTTGGTACGTGCTCGTGCTATAGAAAATCTCTGTTATGTGATTGCGGCTAACCAAGGAGGTTATCATGTTAATGGGCGGGAAACCTATGGCAATAGCATGATTGTTGACCCTTGGGGAATAGTATTAACTCGATTAAATCGAGGAGCTGGTGTTATCTGTGCTGATATTTATCCAGAAAAGCAAGCTCAGTTGCGGCGTAATTTTCCAGTTCATCATCATAGAAAAATTGACTGCCAATGTAGTTAA